One Pullulanibacillus sp. KACC 23026 DNA segment encodes these proteins:
- a CDS encoding carboxylesterase has product MKIVPPKPFTFEAGPRAVLLLHGFTGNSADVRMLGRFLQDRGYTSHAPHYKGHGVPPEELLQTGPEDWWEDVKGGLQHLKDLGYEEIAVGGLSLGGVFSVKVGYTFPIKGIFTMCSPMTAKTEENIHRGVIAYAREWKQLEGKSPEQIEKEMELFENAPMTTLSKLSDLILDVRNHLDHVYAPIFVAQARKDEMIDLKSPEIIINEVESDQKELKWYENSSHVITFGPEKEQLHQDVYRFLESLDWTVG; this is encoded by the coding sequence ATGAAAATAGTTCCACCAAAACCATTTACTTTTGAAGCTGGCCCTCGTGCTGTGCTGCTGTTACATGGCTTTACAGGAAATTCGGCTGATGTGCGCATGCTTGGCCGCTTTTTGCAGGATCGAGGATATACCTCGCATGCACCGCATTACAAAGGACATGGCGTCCCCCCAGAAGAACTTTTACAAACAGGACCAGAGGATTGGTGGGAGGATGTCAAAGGCGGTCTGCAGCACTTGAAGGATCTCGGATATGAGGAGATTGCCGTTGGCGGATTATCACTTGGGGGGGTATTTTCTGTTAAAGTTGGATACACTTTTCCCATAAAAGGTATTTTTACTATGTGCTCGCCAATGACGGCGAAAACGGAGGAGAACATCCATAGAGGTGTCATTGCTTATGCGAGAGAATGGAAGCAATTAGAAGGGAAATCTCCGGAGCAAATTGAAAAGGAGATGGAGCTTTTTGAGAATGCACCGATGACGACTTTAAGTAAGCTCAGTGATTTAATTCTCGATGTTCGCAACCATCTTGACCATGTGTATGCCCCTATTTTTGTCGCACAGGCTCGTAAGGATGAGATGATTGATCTCAAGAGCCCAGAAATTATTATAAATGAAGTCGAATCTGACCAAAAAGAGCTTAAGTGGTATGAAAATTCGTCTCATGTCATCACTTTTGGTCCTGAGAAAGAACAGCTGCACCAAGATGTGTACCGCTTTTTGGAAAGTTTAGATTGGACGGTGGGGTGA
- the rnr gene encoding ribonuclease R, which yields MGEEAVKPLTLQELEELFSMQDAEDYKDLIKTMNEMEEKGLVVRTRSNRYGLPEKMNLIRGRVQGHAKGFAFIIPDDPEAGKDVYVASGDLNGAMNGDTVLVRLLTESRGDRPEGVIVRIVERGTTRVVGTFTSSEHYGFVIPDDKRVPNDIFISKENMNGAAEGHKVVVELTKYPEGRKNAEGIVVQILGHKNDPGVDILSIIHKHGIPTEFPQEVVDQATHVPDTISEEDLVGRRDLRDWTIVTIDGEDAKDLDDAVNVIKLDNGNYQLGVHIADVSHYIKEGSPIDEEAFERGNSVYLVDRVIPMIPHRLSNGICSLNPQVDRLTISCLMEITPQGKVVEHEIFPSVIKTTERMTYTNVRKILNREDDEVLERYKELIPFFDLMGELANILTEKRRERGAIDFDFTEAKILVDESGHPTDVVIRERSVAERLIEEFMLAANETVAEHFHWMDVPFIYRIHEDPDPGKLEKFFKFAVNFGYVVKGSPDSIHPRTLQSLLEEVKGQPEEAVISTVMLRSMQQAKYHPDSVGHFGLAAEFYTHFTSPIRRYPDLIVHRLIRTYLFEKKTDGKTQQHWDSLLTEIAKHTSDMERRAVDAERETDDLKKAEFMLDKVGEEFEGVISGVTNFGLFVELPNTIEGLVHVSFLTDDYYHYVEEHMALIGERTGNVFRIGDGITVRVQHVNLDERSIDFEVVGMKGTPRRARQDRPKVITGPKSGRQGGRSGEGSRSNGKSRGGSSRRGKADSRPNPASPRAKKKKRRR from the coding sequence ATGGGAGAAGAGGCCGTTAAGCCGCTCACTCTCCAAGAACTTGAAGAGCTTTTTAGTATGCAGGATGCTGAGGACTACAAAGATCTTATTAAAACGATGAATGAGATGGAAGAAAAAGGCTTGGTAGTCCGCACGCGCAGCAATCGTTACGGGTTGCCAGAAAAAATGAATTTAATTCGCGGACGGGTTCAAGGTCACGCGAAAGGCTTTGCGTTTATTATCCCTGATGACCCAGAAGCGGGGAAAGATGTGTACGTAGCTTCAGGCGACTTAAATGGGGCGATGAATGGTGACACGGTACTCGTGCGCCTATTAACTGAATCACGCGGTGACCGGCCTGAGGGCGTCATTGTGCGGATTGTCGAACGCGGAACGACGCGCGTTGTTGGGACGTTTACTTCAAGCGAGCATTACGGGTTCGTGATCCCTGATGATAAACGTGTGCCAAACGACATTTTTATTTCCAAAGAAAATATGAATGGGGCAGCTGAGGGGCATAAAGTGGTTGTTGAGTTAACCAAATATCCTGAAGGCCGAAAAAATGCAGAAGGGATTGTTGTGCAGATCTTGGGTCATAAAAATGATCCGGGTGTCGATATTTTATCGATTATTCATAAGCATGGCATCCCAACTGAGTTTCCTCAAGAAGTTGTTGATCAGGCGACCCATGTTCCGGATACCATTTCTGAAGAAGATCTAGTGGGTAGACGGGATTTGCGTGACTGGACGATTGTGACGATTGACGGTGAAGACGCGAAGGATTTGGATGACGCGGTTAATGTTATCAAATTGGATAACGGAAACTATCAATTGGGCGTGCATATTGCAGATGTCAGTCACTATATTAAAGAGGGCTCACCGATTGATGAAGAAGCCTTTGAGAGAGGCAATAGTGTCTATCTCGTGGACCGTGTCATTCCAATGATTCCTCACCGTTTGTCAAACGGGATTTGCTCATTAAATCCACAGGTGGATCGTCTCACGATTTCCTGTCTGATGGAAATCACACCACAAGGCAAAGTAGTTGAGCACGAAATTTTTCCGAGTGTGATTAAGACAACCGAGCGAATGACGTATACAAATGTGCGTAAAATTCTTAATCGCGAGGACGATGAGGTTCTTGAACGCTATAAAGAGTTGATCCCATTTTTTGATCTAATGGGTGAACTTGCTAATATCTTAACAGAGAAGCGCCGTGAACGCGGGGCCATTGATTTTGACTTTACTGAAGCTAAAATCCTCGTGGATGAGTCGGGCCATCCGACTGATGTGGTTATCCGGGAACGCAGTGTGGCCGAACGATTGATTGAAGAATTTATGCTGGCTGCGAATGAAACGGTTGCTGAACATTTTCATTGGATGGACGTCCCGTTTATTTACCGGATTCACGAAGACCCAGACCCTGGAAAACTCGAGAAGTTTTTTAAGTTCGCTGTGAACTTTGGTTATGTGGTTAAGGGAAGCCCTGATTCCATACACCCAAGGACTTTGCAATCTTTATTAGAAGAAGTAAAAGGCCAACCGGAGGAAGCGGTTATCAGCACGGTTATGCTGCGATCAATGCAGCAGGCGAAGTATCATCCGGACAGTGTGGGACACTTTGGACTTGCTGCCGAATTTTATACCCATTTCACGTCTCCAATTCGCCGTTATCCGGACTTAATTGTCCATCGGCTTATTCGCACCTATCTATTCGAAAAGAAAACTGATGGAAAGACCCAGCAGCATTGGGACAGCTTGCTCACGGAGATCGCGAAGCATACATCCGATATGGAGCGCCGGGCTGTCGATGCAGAACGTGAGACCGATGATCTGAAGAAAGCCGAATTTATGCTTGATAAGGTCGGTGAGGAATTCGAAGGGGTGATCAGCGGCGTCACGAACTTCGGTTTGTTTGTCGAACTTCCTAATACGATTGAAGGTCTTGTCCATGTCAGTTTCTTAACGGACGACTATTATCATTACGTTGAAGAGCATATGGCATTAATCGGTGAACGAACAGGCAATGTGTTCCGAATCGGTGACGGAATTACAGTTCGCGTCCAGCACGTTAATCTGGATGAACGATCCATTGATTTTGAAGTAGTGGGCATGAAAGGAACTCCTCGACGAGCGCGTCAGGATCGTCCGAAAGTAATTACAGGGCCTAAGTCAGGGCGACAAGGGGGCCGATCGGGCGAGGGATCTCGTTCAAACGGAAAGAGCCGCGGTGGTTCTTCACGTCGAGGAAAGGCGGATAGCCGTCCTAATCCGGCAAGCCCTCGTGCAAAAAAGAAAAAGCGGAGACGTTAA
- the secG gene encoding preprotein translocase subunit SecG, whose product MHILLVVLLIISALTIVAIVLLQSGKSEGLTGAITGGAEQLFGKQKARGLDKVLHRITVVCGIVFFVVCFLLAFYF is encoded by the coding sequence ATGCATATTTTACTCGTCGTACTACTCATCATTTCCGCTCTAACGATTGTTGCAATCGTGCTTTTACAATCTGGTAAAAGTGAAGGCTTAACGGGTGCTATTACTGGAGGAGCCGAGCAGCTTTTTGGAAAACAAAAAGCAAGAGGACTAGACAAAGTGCTTCATCGTATCACAGTCGTATGCGGTATCGTCTTCTTTGTCGTTTGTTTTCTTCTCGCGTTCTACTTCTAA